From the genome of Drosophila melanogaster chromosome 2L, one region includes:
- the net gene encoding net, isoform B: MANTNTEKLYMQLSASELSAIIMKDSPNSNDRDAGFCSASSESEGGDDLVVEHARSGSPDIRPKGTDSADSKPIALVRNKRKSSEPFKVVGLTTPNSKSMPGPPSSASMNATGPLKKRIRYTSSADSAVVLTPPAIDSPPPNSCIPSTLRLQHEIMPNPAHIYVRHPGVTTLHRSLAAHPEQLEPLALVTTKKQCVDQAGPKIEAFSALLIGKQPSAKKTLKERTQKESTSSSFLEASLSDEDLNKTGLAPISRPHQHQRNYKNMTRERRIEANARERTRVHTISAAYETLRQAVPAYASTQKLSKLSVLRVACSYILTLSRMAGEDYSADQSVPSIATCLEAVTSTIQTEGKVKRKKDE, from the exons ATGGCGAATACCAACACAGAAAAACTTTACATGCAACTAAGCGCATCGGAATTATCAGCAATTATTATGAAAG aTTCACCCAATTCCAACGACCGTGATGCGGGTTTTTGTTCCGCCAGTTCGGAAAGCGAAGGCGGAGACGACTTGGTCGTCGAGCACGCGCGCAGTGGCAGTCCCGACATCAGACCAAAAGGAACAGACTCGGCGGACTCCAAGCCAATAGCCCTTGTCCGCAACAAACGCAAGAGTTCGGAACCCTTCAAAGTCGTAGGTTTGACGACTCCCAACTCTAAATCCATGCCTGGTCCTCCGTCCAGTGCGAGTATGAATGCAACTGGTCCGCTAAAGAAACGCATACGATACACATCTTCCGCCGATTCGGCAGTTGTCCTAACGCCACCAGCCATAGACTCTCCACCGCCCAACAGTTGCATACCTTCCACGTTGCGCCTGCAGCATGAAATAATGCCTAATCCGGCACATATATATGTTCGCCATCCGGGAGTTACGACTCTTCACAGATCGCTTGCTGCCCACCCAGAACAGCTGGAACCACTCGCATTAGTAACGACCAAAAAGCAATGTGTCGACCAAGCGGGGCCTAAAATAGAGGCCTTTTCCGCATTGCTAATTGGAAAACAGCCATCCGCCAAAAAAACGTTGAAGGAAAGGACGCAAAAAGAATCAACGTCATCTTCCTTTTTAGAAGCTAGTCTTAGCGATGAGGATCTGAACAAGACGGGATTGGCACCAATTTCGCGACCTCATCAACATCAACGCAATTACAAGAATATGACTAGGGAGCGCCGCATTGAGGCGAACGCACGTGAACGGACCCGTGTACACACCATATCCGCCGCCTACGAAACGCTCCGCCAAGCTGTTCCAGCCTATGCCAGCACTCAAAAACTTTCCAAACTCTCCGTTCTTCGGGTAGCGTGTTCCTATATACTAACCTTAAGTAGAATGGCTGGCGAGGATTACAGCGCCGATCAATCCGTACCGTCCATTGCCACGTGCTTAGAAGCTGTAACATCAACCATCCAAACGGAGGGAAAAGTGAAACGAAAGAAAGACGAGTAA
- the Zir gene encoding Zizimin-related: MSSAQRSFVQKVSKQSAADVRKNVSGCHLSKAMDPSLCGSSISPTEPLDYEEFLSQHMNIINRDPLKHILDFPQGDVTVKIIPRKIRTVDHVVPNENLSDLPHHVQECVNCYTRPWKVVEYAQRHLSSSCYIRERIDRGTISPSAYQQEFEIDKDFSSFEEAFAYKSESCTPSSRQSIASLASVSSCTDTLTPRGSWASFDLRRSVNDPLIPNLLDNVPPEHIDQSNEARRQQDRQMALFSLYPESEAEENIERRLLAEIPVEHMGHRIQVNCLQLRLELEVEPIFASMAIYDAKERQKISENFYFDMNADSLKRMLSSHVQCADISTQSHSAIFEISYPSNDLFLVIRLEKVLQGDINNSVEPYLKEDKDKYREKVKSNAVDYCERLGKYRMPFAWTGIYLTNVFNGDNFESKDAGAAERDSFGNACGSSLGTAPSSNSLDRKSSTSSFDQLRRKANDMSGTLTRRGSLERKEKHRSWSPDDFANVVENFRPITITVPSFFKQEADKMKDEDLYKILPELKRPSSVMKKYKCIPGSIKLEISPCVEEAKNALTPELAPINPQSADNVRPVKEILEFPQSAIYNPHYSYRNLLFVSPKELNFSSRAGSARNIAVRVQLMAGETPKDAVNAIYGKSSCPKFSTEAFTAVNYHNKCPSFYDEIKIALPASIKQHHHLLFTIYHVSCQKKPQDLQPSVETPIGYTWLPLLEDGKLKFGEFNLPVMVESPPENYSFIPPNVHLPGIKWLDNHRAVFSINVEAVTAIHTLDSFLDRFFLICEYLDTRNIPSHIGENNIETELKKCLLDIEYANREPLVRHLPLVLDKLIELLVVTHKVGGQAMSLGSTVFEVLCLVSSLLSILNDDQYDQYGRQSLLSTYVHFQCKIPHPFQSKQRLTCSRSTTEDLQLSESYTIYDNVLASGRSLDRKELSIDVLHSMAARDVQVRLLHEELALHWVVASGKAADLAMSNSWFLFELIVKSMIEHLHCSNTLNGPRKHRFPHQFNDDLSTLVHLVTTKVVGYHSNEPKLAQSLNASLGFFIFDILSIMDRGFVFGLIKTYTKVLISKNASIPDLMNYKIDFLRIVCSHEHFVALNLPFGTSYTMVTAPCSPTPSTTSSNSQTSCGSLERALHADLSQEFLQQHFLVGLVLSDLAAVMEVPNPQLHGKAIRCIRNLMTSHDLDARYSETDARARVAALYIPLLSIVMDCIPQLHQHGLEQDRLQQIGQLEDYQGPHQTITASTINPEVAFAISGSRPYSYLNEQVKNKLPLSSENTRHLLVCFLWVLKNLERNVLYRWLMDLSPHRVHQMLQGVNVCLKTFEYTGQKNVATLKRTNTQSFRKTGSTDVKEKLEECIRGTNSARYDLINRRKDRNSTEKFRWRKDQMPYRSQYADAVGKSEHELELSHFIEGSLATEVALVLLDTLEIIVHAAANLYHNLLGTVLKVLLHSLSRNQSVLALQNLFASQRALIFKFPNLLFDDETDICADLCLILLKHCGSLLPGIRSQAAASLYLLMRQNFEIGNNFARVKMQVTMSLSSLVGTSSVFSEQSLRRALKTVLVYAESDSDLQDTSFPEQVQDLLFNLHMILSDTVKMKEYQEDPEMLLDLMNRIAKGYQNNPDLRLTWLENMAKKHRERANHTEAAMCYVHAASLVSEYLSMLESQKHLPVGAVSFQRISPNTLMESAVSDDVLSPGEDGICLGNHFTETGLKALLEEASNSFQVAGMYEAMNEVYKILIPICEANRDFQKLSKVHGKLQEAFNRISQLQGKRVFGTYFRVGFYGGKFGDLDQQEFIYKEPTLTKLPEIFSRLQNFYTERFGPDSVHIIKDSNTVDINSLDPDKAYIQITYVEPYFETYEMRHRETYFERNFNIKRFIYATPFTKNGKAHGELNEQCKRKTILTTANHFPYVKTRIMVISRQQIVLEPIEVAIEDIQKKTLELAAATNQEPADPKILQMVLQGCIGTTVNQGPMEMASVFLSNLSDGTTVPTKHQNKLRLCFREFSKRCADALKKNRNLILSDQKDYQRELERNNDRFIERLTPFITLTSVQNHGVVKANAYNNKSTPLKW; this comes from the exons ATGTCGAGTGCCCAGCGCTCGTTTGTGCAAAAAGTTTCCAA GCAGTCGGCTGCGGATGTACGAAAAAATGTTTCTGGTTGCCATCTATCAAAGGCAATGGACCCATCATTGTGTGGTTCTTCG ATCTCCCCGACAGAGCCCCTTGATTACGAAGAATTTCTATCCCAGCATATGAACATCATCAACCGGGATCCCTTGAAACATATATTGGACTTTCCTCAAGGGGATGTAACTGTTAAAATCATTCCCCGAAAAATCAGAACTGTTGATCACGTTGTTCCCAATGAGaattt GTCTGATTTGCCCCATCACGTACAAGAATGTGTTAACTGCTATACGCGCCCATGGAAGGTGGTTGAATATGCACAGCGGCACCTTTCCAGTTCTTGCTATATCCGCGAGCGTATCGACCGCGGAACCATAAGTCCCTCTGCGTACCAGCAGGAATTCGAGATCGACAAGGATTTTTCGTCATTTGAAGAGGCGTTCGCTTATAAAAGCGAGAGCTGCACTCCAAGTTCTCGACAATCCATTGCAAGTTTGGCTTCAGTAAGCTCTTGTACGGACACTTTGACCCCGCGTGGTTCTTGGGCTAGCTTTGATCTTCGACGTTCGGTTAATGACCCACTAATACCCAATTTGCTTGACAATGTACCTCCGGAGCATATTGATCAATCCAATGAAGCACGCCGGCAGCAAGATCGACAAATGGCTCTTTTCTCACTGTATCCGGAATCTGAAGCGGAGGAAAACATTGAACGCCGCCTGCTCGCAGAGATTCCAGTTGAACATATGGGTCATCGCATTCAGGTTAACTGCCTACAGCTTCGGCTTGAGCTGGAAGTGGAGCCAATTTTTGCATCGATGGCTATTTATGATGCTAAGGAACGGCAAAAAATTTCTGAAAATTTCTATTTTGACATGAACGCAGATAGTCTTAAACGCATGTTGTCAAGTCATGTACAGTGCGCCGACATAAGTACCCAGAGCCACTCAGCCATATTCGAAATTTCATATCCGAGTAACGATTTATTTCTCGTGATTCGTCTGGAAAAAGTTTTGCAGGGTGACATAAACAATTCCGTCGAGCCGTATCTCAAAGAAGACAAAGATAAATACCGAGAGAAAGTAAAATCCAACGCTGTGGACTACTGTGAACGACTAGGCAAATACCGAATGCCGTTTGCATGGACAGGAATCTACCtaacaaatgtttttaatgGCGATAACTTTGAAAGCAAAGACGCTGGCGCCGCGGAACGGGATTCCTTTGGAAATGCTTGTGGCAGCAGCTTGGGCACAGCGCCAAGCTCCAATAGCTTAGATCGAAAATCTTCCACAAGTAGCTTTGATCAACTAAGGCGAAAAGCTAACGATATGAGCGGAACACTTACACGACGTGGTTCGCTTGAACGGAAGGAAAAGCACCGATCCTGGTCCCCAGATGATTTTGCAAACGTTGTAGAAAACTTTCGTCCTATCACTATAACAGTACCAAGCTTCTTTAAACAAGAGGCAGATAAAATGAAAGACGAGGATTTGTACAAAATTTTACCAGAGTTAAAACGACCGAGCTCAGTTATGAAGAAGTACAAATGCATACCTGGTTCTATTAAATTAGAAATATCACCTTGCGTCGAGGAAGCCAAGAATGCATTAACGCCAGAGTTAGCACCTATAAACCCTCAAAGTGCAGATAATGTGCGCCCAGTTAAGGAAATCTTAGAATTTCCGCAATCGGCGATTTACAATCCACATTATAGCTATCGCAATCTCCTATTTGTGTCACCAAAGGAGCTAAATTTTTCTTCGCGTGCAGGTTCTGCTCGAAACATTGCCGTTCGCGTTCAACTAATGGCTGGAGAAACGCCAAAAGATGCGGTCAATGCCATCTACGGCAAGTCGTCTTGTCCCAAATTTTCTACTGAAGCATTTACAGCTGTCAATTATCATAACAAATGCCCATCATTCTAcgatgaaataaaaattgcgCTGCCTGCATCAATAAAGCAGCATCACCATTTATTGTTCACCATTTACCATGTTTCATGTCAAAAGAAACCACAGGACTTGCAGCCGTCAGTAGAGACTCCTATCGGCTACACATGGTTGCCCTTACTGGAAGATGGAAAACTTAAGTTTGGGGAATTTAATCTTCCTGTTATGGTAGAATCACCGCCGGAAAATTACTCATTTATACCACCGAATGTTCACCTGCCTGGAATTAAATGGCTGGACAATCACAGAGCCGTGTTTTCTATTAATGTAGAAGCAGTCACCGCAATTCATACTTTGGATTCTTTCCTCGATCGATTCTTCTTAATTTGCGAATATCTAGACACTCGAAATATACCTTCCCATATTGGCGAGAATAATATAGAAACAGAATTAAAGAAATGCTTGCTGGATATCGAATATGCAAATCGTGAGCCATTAGTGAGGCATCTACCATTAGTCTTGGATAAGCTTATCGAATTGTTAGTTGTCACCCACAAAGTTGGTGGACAAGCAATGTCTCTGGGATCTACGGTTTTCGAAGTTCTTTGTTTGGTATCATCTTTGTTATCAATACTTAACGACGATCAATATGACCAATACGGTCGGCAAAGTTTGCTATCAACATATGTGCACTTTCAATGTAAAATTCCGCACCCCTTTCAAAGCAAACAGCGACTAACATGCAGTCGCAGCACAACAGAAGACTTGCAATTAAGCGAATCGTACACCATATATGATAATGTTTTAGCAAGTGGCCGAAGCTTGGATCGCAAAg AGCTGTCCATAGATGTCCTTCACTCGATGGCTGCACGGGATGTCCAAGTGCGGCTGCTTCACGAAGAATTAGCCTTGCATTGGGTTGTTGCAAGTGGAAAGGCAGCTGACTTAGCCATGTCAAATTCGTGGTTTTTATTTGAGCTTATTGTCAAATCTATGATTGAACATTTGCATTGTTCAAATACTTTAAATGGTCCCCGCAAACATCGATTTCCACATCAGTTTAATGATGATCTATCCACCCTGGTGCACTTAGTTACAACAAAAGTGGTCGGCTACCACAGCAACGAACCTAAATTAGCGCAGTCATTAAATGCAAGTTTAGgcttttttatatttgacaTACTAAGCATCATGGATCGGGGATTTGTTTTCGGCCTCATCAAAACGTACACAAAGGTTCTGATTTCTAAAAATGCTTCAATACCGGATCTAATGAACTATAAAATAGACTTTTTGAGAATTGTGTGTAGTCATGAGCATTTTGTAGCCTTAAACTTGCCGTTTGGTACTTCATACACAATGGTAACAGCGCCATGCAGCCCCACGCCAAGCACAACGTCGAGCAACAGCCAAACTTCTTGC GGATCACTAGAGAGAGCCCTTCACGCCGACCTTAGTCAAGAATTCCTCCAGCAACATTTTCTAGTCGGACTTGTTCTGAGCGACTTAGCAGCAGTAATGGAGGTGCCAAACCCCCAATTACATGGAAAAGCAATAAGGTGTATTCGCAACCTGATGACATCTCACGATTTGGACGCGCGGTATAGCGAAACTGATGCACGTGCAAGGGTGGCTGCTTTATATATACCGCTACTTTCTATAGTGATGGATTGCATTCCTCAGTTGCATCAGCACGGCCTTGAGCAGGATCGTCTGCAGCAAATCGGTCAACTTGAAGACTATCAAGGGCCACATCAAACTATTACAGCATCAACCATAAATCCGGAAGTGGCATTTGCGATATCGGGAAGTCGTCCCTACTCCTACTTGAATGAACaagttaaaaacaaattgccCCTCAGCTCGGAGAATACCCGCCATTTATTGGTGTGTTTTCTGTGGGTGCTAAAAAACTTGGAGCGCAACGTTTTATATCGCTGGCTTATGGATTTAAGTCCGCATAGAGTGCACCAAATGCTTCAAGGTGTTAACGTTTGCTTGAAAACTTTCGAGTACACAGGACAAAAAAACGTGGCCACCCTTAAACGAACGAATACACAAAGTTTTAGGAAAACTGGATCTACTGATGTTAAGGAAAAGCTGGAAGAATGTATTAGAGGCACAAATTCAGCACgttatgatttaataaatcgTCGAAAAGATCGTAATTCAACAGAAAAATTCCGATGGAGGAAAGACCAGATGCCATATCGCTCTCAATATGCGGATGCTGTGGGAAAAAGTGAGCATGAACTTGAATTAAGTCATTTCATCGAAGGCTCTTTGGCAACTGAAGTTGCACTTGTACTTCTCGATACCCTTGAAATAATTGTTCATGCTGCTGCCAACCTTTATCACAATCTTCTTGGAACTGTGCTAAAGGTGCTTCTTCATTCTTTGTCCCGGAATCAATCTGTTTTGGCCCTGCAAAACTTGTTTGCCTCCCAACGCGCGTTAATCTTTAAATTTCCAAACTTATTATTTGATGACGAGACCGATATATGTGCGGATTTGTGTCTAATTTTACTGAAACATTGTGGGTCCCTATTGCCAGGAATACGATCACAGGCAGCTGCATCACTATATTTACTAATGAgacaaaattttgaaattggaaat AACTTTGCCCGAGTTAAGATGCAAGTGACGATGTCTTTAAGCTCCCTAGTTGGAACAAGTTCGGTCTTTAGTGAGCAATCCTTACGCCGTGCGCTTAAAACCGTCCTGGTTTATGCTGAATCCGACTCCGACCTGCAGGATACTTCTTTTCCTGAACAAGTACAAGATTTGCTTTTTAATCTGCATATGATCCTGTCAGATACTGTTAAAATGAAGGAGTATCAGGAAGACCCAGAAATGTTGCTTGACCTCATGAATCGTATTGCCAAGGGATACCAAAATAACCCTGATCTACGACTGACTTGGTTGGAAAATATGGCTAAAAAACACCGCGAGCGAGCAAATCACACGGAAGCAGCCATGTGTTATGTACATGCTGCTTCTTTAGTTTCTGAATATCTTAGCATGTTGGAGTCACAAAAACATTTGCCTGTTGGAGCTGTAagttttcaacgaatttcTCCCAACACACTAATGGAGTCGGCCGTATCGGATGATGTGCTAAGTCCCGGCGAAGATGGTATCTGCCTAGGAAATCATTTCACTGAAACTGGGTTGAAGGCCTTGCTGGAAGAAGCCTCCAATTCTTTTCAAGTTGCTGGCATGTATGAAGCAATGAACGAAGTGTACAAAATTCTAATACCCATATGCGAGGCTAACAGAGATTTTCAAAAGCTAAGCAAAGTTCATGGCAAATTGCAGGAGGCATTTAATCGAATATCCCAACTACAG GGTAAGAGAGTTTTTGGAACATACTTTCGTGTTGGCTTCTATGGCGGAAAATTTGGGGACTTGGATCAGCAGGAATTCATTTATAAAGAGCCAACATTGACGAAGTTGCCCGAAATATTTAGTCGGCTTCAG AACTTTTACACTGAACGATTCGGACCGGACTCTGTGCATATCATTAAAGATTCCAATACCGTTGATATTAATAGCTTGGATCCCGATAAGGCTTACATTCAAATTACTTATGTTGAACCCTACTTTGAAACATATGAAATGCGTCATCGTGAGACATACTTTGAGCGGAATTTCAATATAA AACGTTTTATATATGCCACGCCTTTTACTAAAAATGGAAAGGCACATGGCGAACTAAATGAGCAGTGTAAACGGAAAACGATTTTGACCACGGCGAATCACTTTCCATACGTAAAAACTCGCATTATGGTAATTAGCCGACAGCAAATAGTCCTGGAACCGATTGAAGTGGCAATTGAA gatattcaaaaaaaaacattggaATTGGCAGCTGCCACGAATCAAGAGCCAGCAGACCCCAAAATATTGCAAATGGTACTGCAGGGATGTATTGGAACCACTGTTAACCAAGGACCGATGGAAATGGCGAGTGTGTTCCTTTCCAATTTATCCGACGGAACAACTGTACCGACAAAACACCAAAACAAACTTCGGTTGTGCTTTCGCGAGTTTTCAAAGCGTTGTGCTGATGCTTTGAAAAAGAATCGCAATCTAATACTTTCAGATCAAAAAGATTACCAACGAGAACTGGAACGTAACAACGATCGGTTCATTGAACGATTGACTCCCTTTATTACTCTTACATCAGTTCAGAATCATGGCGTTGTCAA GGCCAACGcgtacaacaacaaaagtacTCCTTTGAAATGGTAA
- the Creld gene encoding cysteine rich with EGF like domains, isoform B: MRIKYCWLATLVFIAAASASYSPEKPVPPPCRACTQLVSSFRAGLERTKRGHAGGDTAWEEEKLRSYKNSEVRLVEIQEKLCSEGEVINKDHCHNLANEHEALLEDWFIHKQTESPDLQSWLCIDQLTVCCPLNTYGPDCLTCTECNGNGKCKGDGTRKGNGKCKCDPGYAGPNCNECGPEHYESFRDEKKLLCTQCHAACGEGGCTGGGPKSCRKCKKGWSMDSEAGCVDINECLEQQRPNPCRPQQFCVNNEGSFSCLECDRSCDGCDGDGPDMCRKCADGYELKEGKCHVRSDSNSTVLGEESTHEEL; this comes from the exons atgagaaTCAAGTATTGTTGGCTCGCAACGCTAGTATTCATAGCCGCTGCTTCGGCGTCATATTCTCCCGAAAAGCCTGTTCCGCCGCCCTGCAGGGCATGTACCCAGCTTGTTAGCTCTTTCAGGGCAGGACTCGAAAGGACAAAACGCGGACACGCGGGCGGGGACACGGCATGGGAGGAGGAAAAGTTGCGTTCGTACAAGAACAGCGAGGTACGGCTAGTGGAGATCCAGGAGAAGCTATGTTCGGAAGGAGAAGTGATAAACAAGGATCACTGCCACAACCTGGCTAACGAGCACGAGGCGCTTCTCGAGGACTGGTTTATCCACAAACAAACAGAGAGTCCCGACCTGCAGTCATGGCTTTGCATCGATCAGCTAACAGTCTGCTGTCCGCTGAACACCTACGGACCAGACTGCCTGACCTGCACCGAGTGCAATGGAAATG GAAAATGCAAAGGAGACGGAACTAGAAAGGGTAACGGAAAGTGCAAATGTGATCCCGGCTATGCGGGTCCAAACTGCAACGAATGTGGACCGGAGCACTACGAATCATTCCGTGACGAAAAGAAATTGCTGTGTACACAGTGCCATGCGGCCTGTGGGGAAGGAGGCTGCACGGGAGGTGGTCCCAAGAGCTGCCGCAAGTGTAAGAAGGGCTGGAGCATGGACTCGGAGGCAGGATGTGTCGACATTAATGAGTGCTTGGAGCAACAGCGTCCAAACCCTTGCCGACCACAGCAGTTCTGCGTGAACAATGAGGGCTCCTTTAGTTGCCTGGAGTGTGATCGATCTTGCGATGGATGCGATGGTGATGGCCCTGACATGTGCAGGAAGTGTGCGGATGGCTATGAGTTGAAGGAAGGAAAGTGTCATG TCCGCAGTGATTCAAACTCCACGGTGCTCGGTGAAGAGTCCACGCACGAAGAATTGTAA
- the Creld gene encoding cysteine rich with EGF like domains, isoform A — MRIKYCWLATLVFIAAASASYSPEKPVPPPCRACTQLVSSFRAGLERTKRGHAGGDTAWEEEKLRSYKNSEVRLVEIQEKLCSEGEVINKDHCHNLANEHEALLEDWFIHKQTESPDLQSWLCIDQLTVCCPLNTYGPDCLTCTECNGNGKCKGDGTRKGNGKCKCDPGYAGPNCNECGPEHYESFRDEKKLLCTQCHAACGEGGCTGGGPKSCRKCKKGWSMDSEAGCVDINECLEQQRPNPCRPQQFCVNNEGSFSCLECDRSCDGCDGDGPDMCRKCADGYELKEGKCHDISAEQRSNYVSFTRMLTYFGMCVATCVIFQSSTHIAWGCIVGAAVAGYIAVSEYWINSEAGGGHQPEIDTKQLEELIMKSL, encoded by the exons atgagaaTCAAGTATTGTTGGCTCGCAACGCTAGTATTCATAGCCGCTGCTTCGGCGTCATATTCTCCCGAAAAGCCTGTTCCGCCGCCCTGCAGGGCATGTACCCAGCTTGTTAGCTCTTTCAGGGCAGGACTCGAAAGGACAAAACGCGGACACGCGGGCGGGGACACGGCATGGGAGGAGGAAAAGTTGCGTTCGTACAAGAACAGCGAGGTACGGCTAGTGGAGATCCAGGAGAAGCTATGTTCGGAAGGAGAAGTGATAAACAAGGATCACTGCCACAACCTGGCTAACGAGCACGAGGCGCTTCTCGAGGACTGGTTTATCCACAAACAAACAGAGAGTCCCGACCTGCAGTCATGGCTTTGCATCGATCAGCTAACAGTCTGCTGTCCGCTGAACACCTACGGACCAGACTGCCTGACCTGCACCGAGTGCAATGGAAATG GAAAATGCAAAGGAGACGGAACTAGAAAGGGTAACGGAAAGTGCAAATGTGATCCCGGCTATGCGGGTCCAAACTGCAACGAATGTGGACCGGAGCACTACGAATCATTCCGTGACGAAAAGAAATTGCTGTGTACACAGTGCCATGCGGCCTGTGGGGAAGGAGGCTGCACGGGAGGTGGTCCCAAGAGCTGCCGCAAGTGTAAGAAGGGCTGGAGCATGGACTCGGAGGCAGGATGTGTCGACATTAATGAGTGCTTGGAGCAACAGCGTCCAAACCCTTGCCGACCACAGCAGTTCTGCGTGAACAATGAGGGCTCCTTTAGTTGCCTGGAGTGTGATCGATCTTGCGATGGATGCGATGGTGATGGCCCTGACATGTGCAGGAAGTGTGCGGATGGCTATGAGTTGAAGGAAGGAAAGTGTCATG ATATTTCTGCGGAGCAACGCAGCAACTACGTAAGCTTTACGCGAATGCTCACCTACTTCGGAATGTGCGTGGCCACCTGTGTCATCTTCCAGAGCTCTACTCATATTGCCTGGGGTTGCATTGTTGGGGCGGCAGTGGCAGGGTACATTGCTGTTTCCGAGTACTGGATCAACTCGGAGGCAGGAGGCGGCCACCAACCCGAAATAGATACAAAACAGTTGGAGGAACTAATAATGAAGTCTTTATAA